A window from Littorina saxatilis isolate snail1 linkage group LG9, US_GU_Lsax_2.0, whole genome shotgun sequence encodes these proteins:
- the LOC138977375 gene encoding G-protein coupled receptor GRL101-like: MTQCTDGSDEVECGEKLSSQVVQLPPPAIITMDGRGGFHVIPLNHNVTHAAHSSSLTGQRNVTGQMDASGAMKVNLADEENQSFATRQQNTSPSGLGGWSQDFRCPETHFQCPGEGYCLPVYLRCNAVHDCPGREDEAGCDRHTCPGFYRCRGSAVCLHAEHVCDGVYHCPQQDDELFCHLACPLGCTCYGHAVICPAVFPAQTYPDLRFVDASFSGMTPSELRGNGVLVYLRLAFCGLRHADHLAFPNLRILDLGHNSITDVSVAQLAAMRNLHTLILSANPFVSLFPDDLSSARTFTTLRTLDLSWVNIPHLNASVFPPFTNIRSLNLSHCGIEDTVSFTVLSQLRVLDLRGCPVTSFPQTVFAGLDKLHTVFADNYKLCCPTTLPPHFALSGCTAPFNEISSCQALLRSDIYRVFLSVFAVLSLLGNLGSFVARVFVHKTANATGFGIFVTHLCVSDFLMGVYLAIVGVADRMYLGSYVWEDVAWRHSAACKVAGFLSLLSSEVSALIICLITLDRFLVLRFPFSAVHFRRFSASAACVGVWMTGLVLAAIPLLPATAHWNFYSSTGICVPLPVTRSDAFPGHHYSFAVLIVFNFVLFLLIAAGQASIYASVRANSMSDSDSTLKSRDASVARRLIAIAVTDFLCWFPIGLLGLLAVDGVGVSGEVNVALAIIALPVNSALNPFLYTLNKMLEHRRRVQEARLRKMLVMQMISKFSVSQVSSVSRE; the protein is encoded by the exons ATGACGCAATGTACGGACGGCTCCGACGAAGTGGAGTGCGGTGAGAAGCTGAGCAGCCAGGTGGTGCAGTTACCTCCCCCTGCCATCATCACCATGGACGGTCGCGGGGGTTTCCACGTCATCCCTCTCAACCACAACGTCACACACGCTGCCCACAGCTCCAGCCTCACCGGGCAAAGGAACGTCACTGGACAAATGGACGCCTCTGGTGCAATGAAAGTCAATCTTGCTGACGAGGAAAACCAAAGCTTTGCGACTCGTCAGCAGAACACTAGCCCTTCAGGCCTGGGTGGTTGGAGCCAAGACTTCCGGTGTCCGGAGACGCACTTCCAGTGTCCAGGCGAGGGCTACTGCCTGCCGGTCTACCTGAGGTGTAACGCTGTCCATGACTGCCCGGGCCGGGAAGACGAGGCTGGCTGTGACCGCCACACCTGTCCGGGCTTCTATCGCTGCAGGGGGTCGGCTGTCTGCCTGCACGCGGAGCACGTGTGTGACGGCGTGTACCACTGTCCGCAGCAAGACGACGAGCTGTTCTGTCACCTTGCCTGTCCTCTAGGATGCACGTGCTACGGTCACGCGGTCATTTGTCCTGCTGTCTTTCCCGCTCAGACCTACCCAGACCTGCGTTTCGTGGACGCCAGTTTCAGCGGGATGACGCCGAGTGAGCTGAGGGGTAACGGCGTGCTGGTCTATCTCCGTCTGGCGTTCTGCGGGCTGAGGCATGCCGACCACCTGGCCTTCCCCAACCTGAGGATCTTAGACCTGGGGCACAACTCCATCACTGACGTCAGCGTGGCCCAGTTGGCCGCTATGCGTAATCTCCACACGCTGATTCTATCGGCCAACCCTTTTGTGTCCTTGTTTCCAGACGACCTCTCCTCCGCCCGGACCTTTACAACCCTTCGCACGCTCGACCTGTCATGGGTGAACATCCCTCACCTGAACGCGTCAGTCTTTCCTCCTTTCACCAACATCCGCTCTTTGAATCTGTCCCACTGCGGCATTGAAGACACCGTAAGTTTCACCGTCCTTAGCCAGCTCCGCGTGCTCGACCTTCGCGGTTGTCCCGTGACCTCGTTCCCTCAGACTGTGTTTGCAGGTTTGGACAAGCTGCACACTGTGTTTGCTGACAACTACAAGCTGTGCTGTCCTACAACCTTACCCCCACACTTTGCGCTCAGCGGCTGCACTGCCCCCTTCAACGAGATCTCTTCCTGCCAAGCTCTCCTGAGATCAGACATTTACCGCGTGTTTCTCTCCGTCTTTGCTGTTCTGTCGCTGCTGGGGAATCTGGGCAGTTTTGTGGCGCGTGTCTTTGTCCACAAGACCGCCAACGCTACCGGGTTTGGGATCTTCGTCACTCACCTGTGTGTGTCGGACTTTCTGATGGGGGTTTATCTGGCGATTGTCGGTGTGGCAGACCGCATGTACCTGGGCAGCTACGTGTGGGAGGACGTGGCCTGGCGACACAGCGCGGCCTGCAAGGTGGCCGGGTTCCTGTCCCTGCTGTCCAGCGAGGTGTCGGCCCTCATCATCTGCCTCATCACGCTTGACAG GTTCTTGGTTCTGCGCTTCCCATTCAGCGCCGTACATTTTCGTCGGTTCTCGGCCAGCGCGGCGTGCGTGGGCGTGTGGATGACCGGGCTGGTCCTCGCCGCAATCCCGCTGCTTCCCGCCACGGCGCACTGGAACTTCTATAGCTCCACGGGCATCTGTGTGCCCCTCCCCGTCACGCGCAGCGACGCCTTCCCCGGCCACCACTACTCCTTCGCGGTCCTCATCGTCTTCAACTTCGTCCTCTTCCTCCTCATCGCCGCGGGCCAGGCCTCCATCTACGCCTCAGTGCGCGCCAACAGCATGTCGGACTCGGACTCCACGCTAAAGAGTCGCGACGCCAGCGTGGCCCGACGTCTGATCGCCATCGCCGTGACGGATTTCCTGTGCTGGTTCCCAATCGGCTTGCTGGGCCTGCTGGCGgtggatggggtgggggtgtcgGGGGAGGTCAACGTGGCCCTGGCCATCATAGCGCTACCGGTCAACTCAGCGCTCAACCCTTTCCTCTACACGCTCAACAAGATGCTGGAGCACAGGCGGCGCGTGCAGGAGGCCAGGCTGAGGAAGATGCTCGTCATGCAGATGATCTCTAAATTCTCCGTGTCACAGGTGTCCTCCGTCAGCAGGGAATGA
- the LOC138975263 gene encoding uncharacterized protein: MIQVFKVLVTSRLIVIVAARWAARLTCPSTFLQDSDNVIQFEVNSSETQRAKCDHTKFVAFEVVYRSGGLSRLCIVRFDPRPTCGDVTASNACGCVTHTGDIYTYHYILPGFLAYQGGRMSVLFCTDPQTPSTLDVSPSCNTIIYTEPSDTSSATGITEKTTTTTDKDNDSTDSGSSGHLGLIIGLTTGLVLLVAMGTGAVVWVKKKRSSGGQHVEVNARPDIPTPSCGQHVEVNARPDTLPPSPASAGPPAGTVVTATADHKPESTAGDSPGASEFSETSETSEMSETPDN, encoded by the exons ATGATCCAAGTGTTTAAAGTATTGGTCACAAGCCGTCTGATTGTCATCg TGGCCGCCAGGTGGGCCGCCAGACTGACATGTCCCAGCACCTTCCTTCAGGACAGTGACAACGTCATCCAGTTTGAAGTCAACTCCAGCGAGACACAAAGAGCCAAGTGCGACCATACTAAATTCGTCGCTTTCGAAGTTGTTTATCGGTCTGGAGGTTTGAGCCGACTGTGCATTGTGCGTTTTGATCCTCGCCCCACGTGTGGTGACGTCACAGCATCCAACGCCTGTGGTTGCGTGACGCACACGGGAGATATCTACACCTATCACTACATCTTACCTGGGTTCCTGGCTTATCAAGGCGGACGAATGTCTGTCTTGTTCTGTACCGATCCTCAAACTCCCTCCACTCTTGACGTGTCCCCCTCTTGCAACACCATCATTTATACTG AGCCTTCAGACACAAGCAGCGCTACTGGCATCACTGAGAAGACCACTACGACGACCGACAAGGACAACGACAGCACAGACAGCGGGAGCTCCGGCCACCTTGGTCTCATCATCGGGTTGACCACAGGGCTTGTCCTCCTGGTTGCCATGGGAACGGGCGCCGTGGTGTGGGTCAAGAAAAAGCGGTCCAGCGGAGGTCAGCACGTAGAAGTCAACGCCCGGCCCGACATTCCTACCCCTAGCTGCGGTCAGCACGTAGAGGTCAACGCCCGGCCCGACACTCTCCCCCCCAGCCCGGCCTCGGCTGGCCCCCCTGCAGGCACGGTCGTCACGGCAACGGCTGACCACAAGCCCGAGTCGACCGCTGGAGATTCCCCTGGGGCCAGCGAGTTTTCAGAGACCAGCGAGACCTCAGAAATGAGCGAAACGCCAGACAACTAA